A single Ciona intestinalis chromosome 12, KH, whole genome shotgun sequence DNA region contains:
- the LOC100176177 gene encoding tRNA-splicing ligase RtcB homolog: MPRTFDEEMEFLHRQTPYSWKIAKGFVPNMKVEGEFFVNKHLENLMLEELRHSCQGSTGGFLPGVKQIANVAALPGIVKSSIGLPDIHSGYGFAIGNMAAFDMDDPQAIISPGGVGFDINCGVRLLRTNLSETDVNPVKEILCQSLFDHIPVGVGSKGVIPMGAKDLEEALEMGMDWSLREGYAWAEDKEHCEEYGRMLQAEPSKVSARAKKRGLPQLGTLGAGNHYAEIQVVDEIFDKYAANKMGLEYKGQVCVMIHCGSRGLGHQVATDALVAMEKAMNRDNIIVNDRQLACAHIGSQEGQDYLKGMCAAGNYAWVNRSSMTFLTRQAFGKVFKCSPDDLDMQMIYDVSHNIAKIEEHMVDGKQKRLLVHRKGATRAFPPHHPLIPVDYQLTGQPVLIGGTMGTCSYVLTGTEQGMEQTFGTTCHGAGRALSRAKSRRKLDFQEVLDKLTDQNISIRVASPKLVMEEAPESYKDVTEVVNTCQAAGISKKAVRLRPIAVIKG, from the exons ATGCCACGAACATTTGATGAAGAAATGGAGTTCTTGCACCGCCAAACTCCATACAGCTGGAAAATTGCCAAAGGTTTTGTGCCGAACATGAag GTTGAAGGAGAGTTTTTCGTAAACAAACATCTCGAGAATTTAATGTTGGAAGAGCTTCGTCATTCGTGCCAGGGTTCCACGGGTGGATTTTTACCAGGAGTAAAACAGATTGCTAACGTTGCTGCCCTGCCTGGTATTGTTAAG agCTCCATTGGTCTGCCTGACATCCACTCAGGTTATGGTTTCGCTATCGGAAACATGGCGGCATTTGACATGGATGACCCTCAAGCTATTATTTCACCTGGTGGAGTAG GTTTTGACATCAATTGTGGTGTACGACTTTTAAGAACTAATTTGAGCGAAACTGATGTGAACCCTGTGAAAGAAATCCTCTGCCAGTCATTATTTGATCATATTCCTGTTGGTGTTGGATCTAAAGGTGTCATTCCTATGGGGGCAAA GGATTTAGAAGAAGCTTTAGAGATGGGTATGGACTGGTCGTTGCGAGAAGGATATGCGTGGGCGGAGGACAAAGAGCATTGCGAGGAATACGGAAGGATGTTGCAAGCTGAGCCAAGTAAAGTGTCCGCGAGAGCAAAGAAAAGAGGACTTCCACAG CTTGGCACCCTGGGTGCTGGAAACCATTACGCTGAGATTCAAGTGGTGGAtgaaatatttgataaatacGCAGCAAATAAGATGGGTTTGGAATACAAAGGTCAAGTATGTGTGATGATACATTGTGGCAGCAGAGGACTTGGTCACCAAGTTGCTACAG ACGCATTGGTTGCCATGGAAAAGGCAATGAACCGCGACAATATAATCGTCAACGATCGGCAATTGGCGTGCGCTCATATTGGTTCACAGGAAGGCCAAGATTACTTGAAAGGAATGTGCGCAGCGGGGAATTACGCGTGGGTTAATAGAAGCTCTATGACATTTCTCACAAGACAA GCGTTTGGAAAAGTGTTTAAATGTTCTCCTGACGACCTAGACATGCAAATGATCTATGACGTGTCTCACAACATCGCTAAGATTGAGGAGCATATGGTAGATGGGAAGCAGAAGAGACTTCTCGTCCATAGGAAAGGGGCAACGAGAGCATTTCCTCCTCACCATCCTCTCATCCCTGTGGATTATCAA CTCACAGGCCAGCCAGTATTAATTGGGGGCACCATGGGAACGTGTAGCTATGTATTAACTGGCACTGAACAAGGAATGGAACAAACATTTGGAACAACTTGTCATGGGGCA GGCCGAGCATTATCTCGAGCAAAATCGCGAAGAAAACTCGATTTTCAAGAAGTCCTTGATAAACTTACagatcaaaatatttcaatcaGAGTTGCATCACCTAAACTTGTAATGGAAGAG gcTCCAGAATCTTATAAAGATGTAACAGAAGTTGTTAACACTTGCCAAGCAGCTGGAATCAGCAAAAAGGCTGTTCGTTTACGTCCTATTGCTGTTATTAAAGGTTGA
- the LOC100176983 gene encoding monocarboxylate transporter 10 yields the protein MEEQDAKAYTPEPERATICPGVCDPILEPEGIISNDIECHQTATVPDGGWGWVVTFAAFTINIVVIGIHNCFSLLYIDMIAEFKGSLSKTAWIGSIAFGCILIFAPLSGVLANRFGCRKVTLAGIVIASTFLFASSFATSIESLFLTYGFGFGFGTSLAYMQGAVMVTRYFNTKRALASGICLAGSSLGTLVIAPIYNILSTNYGWRVALKVLGGGSLSTVLCAATYRPLNEPSAAPRSTQERIQSSPAKGLVMELALWKNKAFLVWCLAVGLCKLGYLVPWVHMIKLCSDIGISRPRAASMLQYMSVTSTISRLVAGKLADSRYINRLYLSQFSACMMGVVTLIQPSMYTQNGVLAYAIMFGTLDGGVEILLPVMTLDLVGADQLSVAWGCILAVISLSSLGPPVAGAIRDQSGSYMAAFYFAGAPMVLSAFVLLLIPLWAKRQEQIIEQSYLSIDPTKMNTIQEMSDHYPPKHSKHFKAAAVATLQQCSNIKNALKGKLPRRDKSSGKLLQQRNRNRSENIPINEIVHQVTNSFHDIATISKNYARET from the exons ATGGAAGAACAAG atGCGAAAGCATACACCCCAGAGCCAGAACGGGCAACCATTTGCCCAGGAGTTTGCGACCCAATTTTAGAACCAGAAGGAATAATATCTAATGATATAGAATGCCATCAAACTGCTACTGTACCAGATGGTGGTTGGGGTTGGGTGGTTACTTTTGCAGCTTTCACTATAAACATTGTAGTGATAGGAATCCATAACTGCTTCAGTCTTCTGTATATAGATATGATCGCAGAGTTCAAGGGTTCACTTTCAAAAACAG CATGGATTGGGTCAATTGCTTTTGGCTGTATTCTCATTTTTGCCCCTCTAAGCGGAGTGTTAGCTAACCGATTTGGCTGCCGAAAGGTGACCCTTGCTGGAATCGTTATCGCTTCGACGTTTCTGTTTGCTTCTTCCTTTGCTACCTCTATTGAGAGTTTATTCTTGACGTATGGGTTCGGATTTGGGTTTGGCACCAGCCTCGCTTACATGCAAGGGGCGGTGATGGTTACAAGATACTTCAA CACAAAGAGAGCACTCGCGAGCGGAATTTGCCTAGCAGGCAGCTCGCTTGGAACTCTGGTGATCGCGCCCATATACAATATCCTAAGCACCAACTACGGTTGGCGCGTTGCATTAAAAGTCCTAGGAGGCGGATCGTTATCTACTGTTCTCTGTGCAGCCACTTACAG ACCATTAAACGAACCTAGCGCCGCGCCCAGATCGACACAAGAAAGAATCCAGTCTTCTCCTGCCAAGGGCCTCGTTATGGAACTTGCGCTGTGGAAAAACAAAGCGTTTTTAGTTTGGTGCTTAGCAGTGGGCTTATGCAAACTCGGCTATCTAGTACCATGGGTCCATATG ATAAAACTTTGCAGCGACATCGGTATCAGTCGTCCGCGTGCCGCTTCCATGCTACAATACATGAGTGTAACGTCTACTATTAGCAGATTGGTAGCTGGTAAGCTTGCCGACTCGCGATACATCAACCGCTTGTATCTCTCCCAGTTCAGTGCTTGTATGATGGGAGTCGTAACTCTCATTCAACCAAG CATGTACACTCAAAACGGCGTACTGGCATATGCCATTATGTTCGGAACCTTGGACGGCGGGGTTGAAATTTTGTTACCGGTTATGACACTGGATCTTGTGGGCGCTGACCAACTATCTGTCGCATGGGGCTGCATATTAGCAGTTATTTCGCTCAGTTCTCTTGGACCGCCTGTTGCAG GAGCCATCCGAGATCAAAGTGGGAGCTATATGGCTGCCTTTTACTTCGCCGGAGCACCGATGGTGCTGAGCGCATTCGTCTTGCTGCTAATTCCTCTATGGGCGAAACGGCAGGAGCAAATTATTGAACAAAGTTATTTGTCCATTGACCCAACCAAAATGAACACAATCCAAGAAATGAGCGATCACTATCCACCAAAACACTCCAAACATTTTAAGGCCGCTGCTGTTGCCACTTTACAGCAGTGTAGTAACATTAAGAACGCATTGAaag GAAAGCTTCCCCGTCGGGACAAATCATCCGGCAAACTTCTGCAGCAAAGAAATAGAAATCGCAGCGAAAATATCCCAATCAACGAAATCGTGCATCAAGTTACCAATTCATTTCATGACATCGCTACCATTTCGAAAAATTATGCACGCGAAACATGA